In a genomic window of Canis lupus familiaris isolate Mischka breed German Shepherd chromosome 28, alternate assembly UU_Cfam_GSD_1.0, whole genome shotgun sequence:
- the PSTK gene encoding L-seryl-tRNA(Sec) kinase isoform X1: MKTAQDAKGARGERPQRIGLCLVCGLPAAGKSTLARGLRHRLRQEQGWAVGVVAYDDVMPDAFLEEASARPLPSQWKLLRQELLKYLECFLMAVINGCQVSAPPNRTAAMWEDFIICLKHQDLVSSAALETQSCYLLTKTAVSRPLFLILDDNFYYQSMRYEVYQLARKYSLGFCQLFLDCSLETCLQRNGQRPQALPAETIHLMEGKIEKPNPEKNAWEHNSLIIPSTTCSSEASLKLTDLLLTALENPVTYIEDNVEQKKTDRIICSTNVLHQADQMLRRIVSQTMKEAKDEQVLPFNLKLLAEELNKLKAEFLEDLKHGNKKYLCSQQTIHIPDIISFFHYEKDNIVRKYFSKPH, encoded by the exons ATGAAGACCGCCCAGGACGCCAAGGGAGCGCGCGGCGAGCGGCCGCAGAGGATAGGCCTCTGTCTCGTCTGCGGCCTGCCGGCAGCAGGAAAGTCAACCTTGGCGCGGGGCCTCCGCCACCGGCTGCGgcaggagcagggctgggccGTCGGCGTCGTCGCCTACGATGACGTCATGCCGGACGCGTTCCTGGAGGAAGCGAGCGCGCGGCCATTG CCATCCCAATGGAAATTGCTTCGACAAGAACTCTTGAAGTACCTAGAATGCTTCTTGATGGCTGTCATTAATGGGTGTCAGGTGTCTGCCCCACCCAACAGGACTGCAGCCATGTGGGAGGATTTTATAATTTGCTTGAAGCACCAAGATCTGGTATCTTCTGCTGCCCTGGAAACCCAGTCTTGCTACCTCTTAACAAAGACTGCGGTTTCTAGACCTTTGTTTTTGATTCTAGATGACAACTTTTATTACCAAAGTATGAGATACGAAGTCTATCAACTGGCTcggaaat ATTCATTAGGTTTTTGCCAGCTCTTTTTAGATTGTTCTCTTGAGACCTGTTTACAGAGGAATGGCCAGAGACCCCAGGCCCTGCCTGCCGAGACCATCCACCTGATggaaggaaagatagaaaagcCCAACCCTGAGAAAAATGCGTGGGAGCACAACAGCCTCATAATTCCAAGTACAACATGTTCTTCCGAGGCCAG CCTGAAGTTGACTGACTTATTGCTTACTGCTTTGGAAAATCCAGTAACATATATTGAGGACAATGTGGAACAAAAG AAAACGGACAGGATCATTTGCTCAACTAATGTTCTGCATCAAGCTGATCAGATGCTCCGAAGGATTGTCTCTCAGACAATGAAGGAAGCAAAAG atgAACAAGTGCTTCCGTTCAACTTGAAGCTTCTAGCAGAAGAACTCAACAAGCTCAAAGCAGAATTTTTGGAAGAtctaaaacatggaaacaaaaaataCCTGTGCTCTCAACAAACCATCCACATAccagatattatttctttttttcattatgagaAAGATAACATTGTCcggaaatatttttcaaagccaCACTAA
- the IKZF5 gene encoding zinc finger protein Pegasus isoform X1, with protein sequence MGEKKPEPLDFVKDFQEYLTQQTHHVNMISGSVSGDKEAEALQGAGTDGDQNGLDHPSVEVSLDENSGMLVDGFERTFDGKLKCRYCNYASKGTARLIEHIRIHTGEKPHRCHLCPFASAYERHLEAHMRSHTGEKPYKCELCSFRCSDRSNLSHHRRRKHKMVPIKGTRSSLSSKKMWGVLQKKTSNLGYSRRALINLSPPSMVVQKPDYLNDFTHEIPNIQTDSYESMAKPTSTGGLPRDPQELMVDNPLNQLSTLAGQLSSLPPENQNPASPDVVPCPDEKPFMMQQPSAQAVVAAVSASIPQSSSPTSPEPRPSHSQRNYSPVAGPSSEPSAHTSTPSIGNSQPSTPAPTLPVQDPQLLHHCQHCDMYFADNILYTIHMGCHGYENPFQCNICGCKCKNKYDFACHFARGQHNQH encoded by the exons atggGTGAAAAGAAACCAGAGCCTTTGGACTTCGTGAAAGATTTCCAAGAATATCTGACTCAACAGACTCATCATGTGAACATGATTTCTGGATCAGTTAGTGGGGACAAAGAAGCAGAGGCTCTTCAGGGAG CTGGAACAGATGGTGATCAAAATGGACTCGATCACCCATCTGTTGAAGTTTCCCTGGATGAAAACTCAGGAATGTTAGTAGACGGGTTTGAAAGGACCTTTGATGGGAAGCTCAAGTGTCGGTACTGCAACTATGCCAGCAAAGGAACAGCCCGGCTTATTGAACATATTAGAATCCACACAG gtGAGAAACCTCATAGATGTCACTTATGTCCATTTGCATCTGCTTACGAGCGTCATCTGGAAGCCCACATGCGTTCCCATACAGGAGAAAAACCATACAAATGTGAATTATGTTCCTTCCGCTGCAGTGATCGAAGTAACCTATCCCATCATCGAAGGCGCAAGCATAAAATGGTACCAATTAAAGGTACTAGGTCTTCCTTAAGCAGCAAGAAAATGTGGGGAgttttacagaagaaaacaagCAATCTGGGCTATAGCAGAAGAGCATTAATCAACTTAAGTCCACCTTCCATGGTGGTTCAGAAGCCAGACTACCTTAACGATTTTACCCATGAAATCCCAAATATCCAGACTGACTCCTATGAAAGTATGGCAAAACCCACATCAACTGGTGGCCTCCCAAGAGACCCCCAAGAACTCATGGTTGACAACCCCTTAAATCAGCTCTCAACCCTGGCAGGACAGTTGTCTAGTTTGCCACCGGAAAACCAAAACCCTGCATCTCCTGATGTAGTTCCCTGCCCCGATGAGAAGCCTTTCATGATGCAGCAGCCGTCTGCCCAAGCAGTGGTTGCTGCCGTGTCAGCAAGTATTCCTCAGAGCTCCTCTCCCACAAGCCCTGAGCCTCGGCCGTCACATAGTCAGAGGAACTATAGTCCAGTGGCAGGTCCGAGCAGTGAACCAAGTGCCCACACGAGTACTCCCAGCATAGGGAACAGCCAGCCGAGCACCCCGGCTCCGACCCTGCCTGTCCAGGATCCGCAGCTTCTACACCACTGCCAGCACTGTGATATGTACTTTGCCGACAATATCCTTTACACCATTCACATGGGATGCCATGGGTATGAAAATCCTTTTCAGTGTAACATATGTGGTTGCAAATGTAAAAACAAGTATGATTTTGCCTGTCATTTTGCAAGGGGACAACATAACCAACACTGA
- the IKZF5 gene encoding zinc finger protein Pegasus isoform X2, producing the protein MLVDGFERTFDGKLKCRYCNYASKGTARLIEHIRIHTGEKPHRCHLCPFASAYERHLEAHMRSHTGEKPYKCELCSFRCSDRSNLSHHRRRKHKMVPIKGTRSSLSSKKMWGVLQKKTSNLGYSRRALINLSPPSMVVQKPDYLNDFTHEIPNIQTDSYESMAKPTSTGGLPRDPQELMVDNPLNQLSTLAGQLSSLPPENQNPASPDVVPCPDEKPFMMQQPSAQAVVAAVSASIPQSSSPTSPEPRPSHSQRNYSPVAGPSSEPSAHTSTPSIGNSQPSTPAPTLPVQDPQLLHHCQHCDMYFADNILYTIHMGCHGYENPFQCNICGCKCKNKYDFACHFARGQHNQH; encoded by the exons ATGTTAGTAGACGGGTTTGAAAGGACCTTTGATGGGAAGCTCAAGTGTCGGTACTGCAACTATGCCAGCAAAGGAACAGCCCGGCTTATTGAACATATTAGAATCCACACAG gtGAGAAACCTCATAGATGTCACTTATGTCCATTTGCATCTGCTTACGAGCGTCATCTGGAAGCCCACATGCGTTCCCATACAGGAGAAAAACCATACAAATGTGAATTATGTTCCTTCCGCTGCAGTGATCGAAGTAACCTATCCCATCATCGAAGGCGCAAGCATAAAATGGTACCAATTAAAGGTACTAGGTCTTCCTTAAGCAGCAAGAAAATGTGGGGAgttttacagaagaaaacaagCAATCTGGGCTATAGCAGAAGAGCATTAATCAACTTAAGTCCACCTTCCATGGTGGTTCAGAAGCCAGACTACCTTAACGATTTTACCCATGAAATCCCAAATATCCAGACTGACTCCTATGAAAGTATGGCAAAACCCACATCAACTGGTGGCCTCCCAAGAGACCCCCAAGAACTCATGGTTGACAACCCCTTAAATCAGCTCTCAACCCTGGCAGGACAGTTGTCTAGTTTGCCACCGGAAAACCAAAACCCTGCATCTCCTGATGTAGTTCCCTGCCCCGATGAGAAGCCTTTCATGATGCAGCAGCCGTCTGCCCAAGCAGTGGTTGCTGCCGTGTCAGCAAGTATTCCTCAGAGCTCCTCTCCCACAAGCCCTGAGCCTCGGCCGTCACATAGTCAGAGGAACTATAGTCCAGTGGCAGGTCCGAGCAGTGAACCAAGTGCCCACACGAGTACTCCCAGCATAGGGAACAGCCAGCCGAGCACCCCGGCTCCGACCCTGCCTGTCCAGGATCCGCAGCTTCTACACCACTGCCAGCACTGTGATATGTACTTTGCCGACAATATCCTTTACACCATTCACATGGGATGCCATGGGTATGAAAATCCTTTTCAGTGTAACATATGTGGTTGCAAATGTAAAAACAAGTATGATTTTGCCTGTCATTTTGCAAGGGGACAACATAACCAACACTGA